The Cellulomonas sp. S1-8 genomic sequence GGACACGAGGACGAGCTCGCCGAGCCCCGCCGTGCGCTCTACCTGGTCGGCGACCGCGTCCGCGAGCCGCCGGGCGAGGTCCGCACGCGTCTCGGCACCCACCCCGACGGGGTCGCCACCGGCACGCCAGGCGCGGAACTCCCCGGGCCACCGGGCGTCGATCTCGTGACCCGCCAGGCCCTCCCACTCGCCGAACGCGCGCTCCCGCAGCCGCGGGTCGAGCTCGACCGGGACACCCAGCGCCCGGCCGAGGTAGCCGGCCGTCTCGGCCGCGCGCGTCAGGTCCGACGCGACGATCCGGGCGGGCCGCCGGTGCCGTGCCGCGAGACGTGCGGCGGACGTGCGCGCCTGCCAGTGCCCGACCTCGTCGAGCGGGATGTCGATCTGGCCCTGCAGGCGCGCCTGCGCGTTGTACGCCGTGCGCGCGTGCCGCCACAGCAGCAGGTGCTGCTGCGTCACGCCTCGGCCAGCTCTCCGCGCTCCTCGGGGGGCAGCTCGATGAGCGGGCAGTCCTTCCAGAGCCGCTCGAGCGCGTAGTAGACGCGGTCCTCGGCGTGCTGCACGTGCACCACGACGTCGCCGAAGTCGACGAGGACCCACCGGCCCTGCGCCTTGCCCTCGCGCCGCACGGGCTTGGCGCCCAGGCGGTGGAGCGCTTCCTCGACGGCGTCGACGATCCCGCCGACCTGCCGCTCGTTGGTGCCCGACGCGATGAGGAACACGTCGGTGAGGACCAGCTGCTCGCTGACGTCCAGCGCGATGATCTCCTGCGCCTTCAGGTCGGATGCGGCGCGCGCAGCGGCGTGGGCCAGCTCGATTGCGCGGGGGGTCGCGGGCACAGGTGCTCCTCGTGTCGTGTCGGGACGGGTCGCACCGGAGGCGCGACGCCGGAAGGTGTCAGGTGCGTCAGAGCGGACCGGCGTGACCGGTGACCTGCACGACGGTCGCAGCCGCCGTCTCGCCGGGCTCCTCACCGCCGCGCGTCTGGATGACCAGCAGCATGATGAGGAAGCCGAGCACGAACGCCACGACGGCGAGCACCAGCACGTGCAGCCACGTGTACGGGTGCATGCGGCGCGTCGGCTCGTCGTCGTCG encodes the following:
- the rsfS gene encoding ribosome silencing factor, whose product is MPATPRAIELAHAAARAASDLKAQEIIALDVSEQLVLTDVFLIASGTNERQVGGIVDAVEEALHRLGAKPVRREGKAQGRWVLVDFGDVVVHVQHAEDRVYYALERLWKDCPLIELPPEERGELAEA
- a CDS encoding histidine phosphatase family protein, which translates into the protein MTQQHLLLWRHARTAYNAQARLQGQIDIPLDEVGHWQARTSAARLAARHRRPARIVASDLTRAAETAGYLGRALGVPVELDPRLRERAFGEWEGLAGHEIDARWPGEFRAWRAGGDPVGVGAETRADLARRLADAVADQVERTAGLGELVLVSHGAAIGSVVAELLGQDPAWRGFVGMHNAHWAELVAAGTGVAPAWRMLGYNIGPTDASSDWNAGPDPEPADDPDGSTRDPD